One segment of Spiroplasma kunkelii CR2-3x DNA contains the following:
- a CDS encoding DUF2649 family protein, which yields MHIFLFIDKTNIESITMWNLTQNEYLTLMVGIWIVILFLTWFFLWMVFKIVGYFK from the coding sequence ATTCATATATTTTTGTTTATAGATAAAACGAATATTGAAAGTATTACAATGTGAAATTTAACACAAAATGAATATTTAACTTTAATGGTTGGTATTTGAATTGTTATTTTGTTCTTAACTTGGTTTTTCTTGTGAATGGTTTTTAAGATAGTTGGGTATTTTAAATAA
- the rpsB gene encoding 30S ribosomal protein S2, producing MAKELTREMLWEAGAQFGHQTKRWNPKMKPHIYGEKNKIHIIDLQQTLWRLEDIKKLMASIAARKGKILFVGTKKQAKWIVKDAAERCECFYVNQRWLGGTLTNLKTIHLRVKRLWNIERQEKNGELKLLPKKEQMLIKKEKDKLEKFLGGIKGMKELPQALFVVDPKEEHIAVREARKLRISVIAICDTNVDPDPIDYIIPANDDTSRSIAIITHHIVDLYGDAMGIKMPEPQFKPSEFTRRNGYDNRNLRGEQYDNRRMSGRNEREKKTYSAHKVQPSRQKDAPSVEEIVVVKEEPVSIPPPSFNFDTINVVDNDLEKTLLKLKVDELEILSEGFALPKEKKAEMVSKLSKHLTIVDNKIVKK from the coding sequence ATGGCAAAAGAATTAACAAGAGAAATGTTATGAGAAGCTGGTGCTCAATTTGGGCATCAAACAAAACGATGAAATCCAAAAATGAAACCACATATTTATGGTGAAAAGAATAAGATTCACATTATTGATCTACAACAAACATTATGAAGATTAGAAGATATTAAAAAATTAATGGCAAGTATTGCTGCACGTAAGGGAAAAATCTTATTTGTTGGAACAAAAAAACAAGCCAAGTGGATTGTTAAGGATGCAGCGGAACGTTGTGAATGTTTTTATGTTAATCAACGTTGATTAGGTGGAACATTAACAAACTTAAAAACAATTCATTTACGTGTTAAAAGATTATGAAATATTGAACGACAAGAAAAAAATGGGGAATTAAAATTATTACCAAAAAAAGAACAAATGTTAATTAAAAAAGAAAAAGATAAATTAGAAAAATTCTTAGGTGGAATTAAAGGAATGAAAGAATTACCACAAGCATTATTTGTGGTTGATCCAAAAGAGGAACATATTGCAGTTCGGGAAGCACGCAAATTACGAATTTCAGTGATTGCTATTTGCGATACAAATGTTGACCCTGACCCAATTGACTATATTATTCCAGCAAATGATGATACTTCACGCTCAATTGCAATTATTACTCATCATATTGTTGATTTATATGGTGATGCAATGGGAATTAAAATGCCAGAACCTCAATTTAAACCAAGTGAATTTACACGCCGTAATGGTTATGACAATCGTAATTTACGTGGTGAGCAATATGATAATCGAAGAATGAGTGGAAGAAATGAACGTGAAAAAAAAACATATTCGGCACATAAAGTACAACCTTCAAGACAAAAAGATGCACCTTCTGTAGAAGAAATTGTTGTAGTTAAAGAAGAACCAGTTTCAATTCCACCACCAAGTTTTAATTTCGATACAATTAATGTAGTCGATAATGATTTAGAAAAAACATTATTAAAATTAAAAGTTGATGAATTAGAAATTCTTAGTGAAGGATTTGCCTTACCAAAAGAAAAAAAAGCTGAAATGGTTAGTAAATTAAGTAAACATTTAACAATTGTTGATAATAAAATAGTAAAAAAATAA
- a CDS encoding deoxycytidylate deaminase, which produces MTTVTGKKRNDYLSWDDFFLSVAHVCAMRSKDPHTQVGSCVVNQIGQIIATGYNGLPRGLNDDDFPWAREGKYLETKYPYVAHAELNAILSARTNLENCRIYTTLFPCSECTKIIIQAGIKEVIYDDDKYEGNDDNQAAKRMFDQAQVHYRYLPVINVIVEWQEKK; this is translated from the coding sequence ATGACTACAGTAACAGGAAAAAAACGTAATGATTATTTATCATGAGATGATTTCTTCTTAAGTGTTGCGCATGTTTGTGCAATGCGAAGCAAAGATCCACATACACAAGTTGGGAGTTGTGTTGTTAACCAAATTGGGCAAATTATTGCGACAGGTTATAACGGTTTACCCCGTGGTTTAAATGATGATGATTTTCCATGAGCACGAGAAGGGAAATATTTAGAAACAAAATATCCTTATGTTGCTCATGCTGAATTAAATGCCATTTTAAGTGCACGAACAAATTTAGAAAATTGTCGAATTTATACAACCTTATTTCCTTGTTCAGAATGTACAAAAATCATTATTCAAGCTGGAATTAAAGAAGTTATTTATGATGATGACAAATACGAAGGCAACGATGATAATCAAGCAGCAAAGCGGATGTTTGACCAAGCACAAGTGCATTATCGCTACTTACCAGTTATTAATGTTATAGTCGAATGACAAGAGAAAAAATAA
- a CDS encoding rhomboid family intramembrane serine protease has protein sequence MIFDKDKLSLVDYFLKQEKYNVYKSKPHNNNNVYLYKVDSKEFQIIKIIDNFSGEFNDFIINDEVVQTLKTFLNKKFQRAKLTILSIILIENCSQIYKDDSGDVTLFVDKNNYLHRLSTYYPNITMLQENNENDTSMASMTTEEILDGIKDPNSKLTKNLKQLNDKLSVNNLGVTWVLIALLLIIPIVGIFFGAQIFNTQDLSEKTTQLVYGGVTRDLLIWNNQWWRLWTYVLFSSNPLLVVLNLFMIFSVARYAEALLGRWQLSIILVVGIPLAGVFLAAVLPNWIFGGSTILLAILWGSLFSYNYGKEDLGALIANQRTLIIMMWLLIMPIFLGYSFYLINCVGFFVGSSLGYGLEFNRSHRINWTILYPVFIIVIMIVVSTIALLWIRYVPPYNCSVIEALLSYWRAGLMEKSAIEEMLNNYYFYPKENWPIFLLQSQSIFSDPFSNFKGGIFNLWLQ, from the coding sequence ATGATTTTTGATAAAGATAAATTATCTCTAGTTGATTATTTTTTAAAACAAGAAAAATACAATGTTTATAAAAGTAAACCACACAATAATAATAATGTTTATTTATATAAAGTTGATAGTAAAGAATTTCAAATTATTAAAATTATTGATAATTTTAGTGGTGAATTTAATGATTTCATCATTAATGATGAGGTTGTGCAAACGTTAAAGACTTTTTTAAATAAAAAATTTCAACGCGCAAAACTTACTATTTTATCAATTATTTTAATTGAAAATTGTTCGCAGATTTATAAAGATGATAGTGGCGATGTAACATTATTTGTTGACAAAAATAATTATCTTCACCGTTTAAGTACTTATTATCCGAACATTACAATGTTGCAAGAAAATAATGAAAATGATACTTCAATGGCGAGTATGACAACTGAGGAAATTTTAGATGGGATTAAAGACCCTAATAGTAAATTAACAAAAAATTTAAAGCAACTAAATGATAAATTAAGTGTCAATAACCTTGGTGTTACATGAGTTTTAATTGCTTTATTATTAATTATTCCAATTGTTGGAATCTTTTTTGGTGCGCAAATTTTTAATACTCAAGATTTAAGTGAAAAAACAACGCAATTAGTTTATGGTGGCGTTACTCGTGATTTATTAATTTGAAATAATCAATGATGACGATTATGAACATATGTTTTATTTTCCAGTAACCCATTGTTAGTAGTTTTAAATTTATTTATGATTTTTAGTGTTGCTCGTTATGCAGAAGCTTTGTTAGGGCGTTGACAATTATCAATCATTTTAGTAGTTGGGATCCCCTTAGCCGGAGTATTTTTAGCAGCCGTATTACCAAATTGAATTTTTGGCGGATCAACTATTTTATTAGCAATTTTATGGGGAAGTTTGTTTAGTTATAACTATGGTAAAGAAGATTTAGGGGCGTTAATTGCCAACCAACGAACTTTAATTATTATGATGTGGTTGCTAATAATGCCAATCTTTTTAGGTTATTCATTTTATTTAATTAATTGTGTTGGTTTTTTTGTTGGTAGTTCGCTTGGTTATGGTTTAGAATTTAACCGTTCACATCGTATTAATTGAACAATATTATATCCAGTTTTTATTATTGTAATAATGATTGTGGTTAGTACAATTGCATTATTATGAATACGTTATGTTCCACCCTATAATTGTTCTGTTATTGAGGCATTATTAAGTTATTGACGTGCAGGTTTGATGGAAAAGAGTGCAATTGAGGAAATGTTAAATAATTATTATTTTTATCCAAAAGAAAATTGACCAATCTTTTTGTTACAAAGTCAGTCTATTTTTAGTGATCCCTTTTCTAATTTTAAAGGAGGAATCTTTAATTTATGACTACAGTAA
- a CDS encoding rolling circle replication-associated protein — translation MEKNDKKLWNSRIRSQRNCIRKTYENFWNYKNLSFLTLTYAINKTNVKKCKKDLKLFFNNINRWWNNPIRSKNHKEILKYMYTYEYKNRGAVHFHIILNQKIPNSVVQQYWKHCFNKNIKVRAGSNEDVVKYLAKYIVKTANNDKSQNHYYFNIKAYQFSKNCKNFKAKVGVIELSEQDLIYSVKNNLNYFAFGNKNGYKIGFSCNSYYGLEKFREYKKYVSTDRKIFRNLVKNTNFTVNKNTNLRC, via the coding sequence ATGGAAAAAAATGATAAAAAATTGTGGAATAGTCGTATTCGCTCGCAAAGAAATTGTATTCGTAAAACATATGAAAATTTTTGGAATTATAAAAATTTAAGTTTTCTTACTTTAACTTATGCAATTAATAAAACTAATGTAAAAAAATGTAAAAAAGACTTAAAGTTATTTTTTAATAATATTAATCGTTGATGAAACAATCCTATTCGTTCTAAAAATCATAAAGAAATTTTAAAATATATGTATACTTATGAGTATAAAAATCGCGGAGCAGTTCACTTTCATATAATATTAAACCAAAAAATACCTAATAGTGTAGTTCAACAATATTGAAAACACTGTTTTAATAAAAATATTAAAGTTCGTGCAGGTTCGAATGAAGATGTTGTTAAATATCTTGCTAAATATATTGTAAAAACTGCTAATAATGATAAGTCACAAAATCATTATTATTTTAACATTAAAGCATATCAATTTAGTAAAAATTGTAAGAACTTCAAAGCAAAAGTTGGTGTTATTGAATTATCAGAACAAGATTTAATTTATTCAGTTAAAAATAACTTGAATTATTTTGCTTTTGGTAATAAAAATGGTTATAAAATTGGTTTTAGTTGTAATAGTTATTATGGTTTAGAGAAGTTTAGAGAATATAAAAAATATGTTTCTACTGATAGAAAAATATTTAGAAATTTAGTTAAAAATACTAATTTTACTGTTAATAAAAATACCAATTTAAGGTGTTAA
- the rnhC gene encoding ribonuclease HIII, translating to MNNISFKKVDSTIIKAIITTYQNYAIHNTDSNKTNVFNKNGIIITIYKTNSVLFQGYQAEKEAKRFFPTLMSTLPNKNVSISMTYFQKDVIGNDEVGVGDIFGPLVVTASYLPLATFNELAKLPIKDSKKMTKQHILSLAPIIKKMVKSVTIIINNELYNKWYAKYQNAHIIKTLAHNQALVQLLAKHKLNNKTIFIDQFVNQTKYFEYLQKSKTSTIIKDNLVFITKGEEKSLAIACSAILSRAAFLIKINELATKYHLSFPLGASEDVKALARKYKKLLPAITYTQFLKEHFNLIKK from the coding sequence ATGAATAATATCAGTTTTAAGAAAGTTGATTCCACAATTATTAAAGCAATTATTACTACTTATCAAAATTATGCAATTCATAATACAGATTCCAATAAAACTAATGTTTTTAATAAAAATGGGATTATTATTACAATTTATAAAACAAATAGTGTTTTGTTTCAAGGCTATCAAGCTGAAAAAGAAGCAAAACGTTTTTTTCCAACCTTAATGAGTACTTTACCAAATAAAAATGTTTCTATTTCAATGACATATTTTCAAAAAGATGTGATTGGTAACGATGAAGTTGGTGTTGGCGATATTTTTGGCCCTCTAGTTGTTACTGCTTCTTATCTTCCGCTTGCAACTTTTAATGAATTAGCAAAGTTACCAATTAAGGATAGTAAAAAGATGACAAAACAGCATATTTTAAGTTTAGCCCCAATAATTAAAAAAATGGTCAAAAGTGTTACTATTATTATTAATAATGAACTTTATAACAAATGATATGCTAAATATCAAAACGCTCATATTATTAAAACCTTAGCGCATAATCAAGCTTTAGTCCAATTATTGGCAAAACATAAGTTGAATAATAAAACAATTTTTATTGACCAATTTGTTAACCAAACAAAATATTTTGAATATTTACAAAAAAGTAAAACAAGTACAATTATAAAAGATAACCTTGTTTTTATTACTAAAGGAGAAGAAAAATCATTAGCCATTGCTTGTAGCGCGATTTTAAGTCGTGCCGCCTTTCTAATTAAAATTAATGAACTTGCAACAAAATATCATTTATCGTTTCCCTTAGGGGCTAGTGAAGATGTTAAAGCGCTAGCACGTAAATATAAAAAACTGCTTCCAGCAATTACTTACACTCAATTTTTAAAAGAACATTTTAATTTAATAAAAAAATAA
- the ileS gene encoding isoleucine--tRNA ligase translates to MNYKDTLLTPNTLFEMKANLAGKEPQIQLEWLKTNIVSGRYQHNANNQPFILHDGPPYANGDLHVGHALNKILKDFIVRYYNQKGFYSPWICGWDTHGFPIETAVVKSGVDWKTTPPVAFRQICRQYALDQIEKQITQFSRLGLFSDFQQKYLTLDLPYELEQLRLFQTMVQKKLVYRQLKPIYWSPSSESALAEAEIEYADLTSPSIYVTFTVTTGNKVIKPGTKFLIWTTTPWTIPVNQLLAVGKDVVYVEVLVEGEKYLFAKALFDELQTLLNWKKVKILQEVVGAKLVGIITKHPLYERDSSVVLGHHVTVEAGTGIVHIASGFGEDDYLIARTNNVPIFAPLDDTGKYTPEVGDDSLVGVYYEDANKMIGQRLEQNSALLKLKFTKHRYPIDWRTKKPVIYRATAQWFVSIEKIKSKLLKQIRQVQWNPQWAAKKMETMIENRQDWCISRQRLWGVPIIAFYDENNQPQFTTELIEHVINLFAKAKTTDIWFEWNVDQLLPPAYQNRNWRKEQDIMDVWFDSGVSNLAVTKEYHLPHPVNVYLEGIDQFRGWFNSSLITSVVATGHAPYQVVLSHGFANDEKGRKMSKSLGNVISPLAITDQYGADILRMWVASVDYRDDVKIGSEILKQIVEAYRKIRNTLRFLLANLNDFNPATDLQSKLGEVDYYVLHLAQEFQQKVNKSYEEFNFNNVYTLINNFVTIILSKFYLDFTKDILYIEEMKSPRRRAVQTTLYYLYRILVDVLKPIIPHTVEESHRFITYPDQQSSVHLEENFVLIMAINDKLIAKWDQVLKLRDDVNKELERCREQKEIKKSLECQVTIALKPAYASLAAIKDLYQIFIVSEIIFTTDHHNLTEYETSFLKVQEKAGLKCQRCWMIYNHLNVQNNEICDRCFNVLSVKNVR, encoded by the coding sequence ATGAATTATAAAGATACATTATTAACTCCCAATACCTTATTTGAGATGAAAGCTAACTTGGCAGGAAAAGAACCGCAAATTCAGTTAGAGTGACTTAAAACAAATATTGTTTCAGGGCGCTATCAACATAATGCTAACAACCAACCCTTTATTTTACATGATGGTCCTCCTTATGCAAATGGAGATTTACATGTTGGTCATGCGTTAAACAAAATTTTAAAAGATTTTATTGTTCGTTATTATAATCAAAAAGGATTTTATAGTCCATGAATTTGTGGGTGAGATACGCATGGTTTTCCAATTGAAACTGCTGTTGTTAAAAGCGGGGTCGATTGGAAAACAACTCCACCAGTTGCCTTTCGCCAAATTTGTCGTCAATATGCTTTAGACCAAATTGAAAAACAAATTACGCAATTTAGTCGGTTAGGTTTGTTTAGTGATTTTCAGCAAAAATATCTAACATTAGATTTACCATATGAATTAGAACAATTACGATTATTTCAAACAATGGTTCAAAAAAAATTAGTTTATCGGCAATTAAAGCCAATTTATTGATCACCCTCAAGTGAATCAGCTTTAGCGGAGGCAGAAATTGAATATGCTGATTTAACATCACCATCAATTTATGTAACTTTTACAGTAACAACAGGAAATAAGGTGATTAAACCAGGAACAAAATTTTTAATTTGAACAACAACACCATGAACAATTCCAGTTAATCAATTGTTAGCGGTTGGAAAAGATGTTGTTTATGTTGAAGTTCTTGTTGAAGGTGAAAAATACTTATTTGCTAAGGCTTTATTTGACGAGTTACAAACATTATTAAATTGGAAAAAAGTTAAAATTCTACAAGAAGTAGTTGGTGCTAAATTAGTTGGAATTATTACAAAACATCCTTTATATGAGCGCGATAGTTCTGTTGTTCTTGGCCACCATGTTACTGTTGAAGCTGGGACAGGAATTGTCCATATCGCATCGGGATTTGGTGAAGATGATTATTTGATTGCACGTACGAACAATGTTCCAATCTTTGCACCATTAGATGATACTGGAAAATATACTCCAGAAGTAGGAGATGATAGTTTAGTTGGTGTTTATTATGAAGATGCAAATAAAATGATTGGTCAACGATTAGAACAAAATAGCGCTTTATTAAAATTAAAATTTACAAAACATCGTTATCCAATTGATTGACGAACAAAAAAACCAGTTATTTATCGTGCAACAGCACAATGATTTGTTTCAATTGAAAAAATTAAATCAAAATTATTAAAACAAATTAGACAAGTACAATGAAATCCACAATGAGCAGCAAAAAAAATGGAAACAATGATTGAAAATCGTCAGGATTGATGTATTTCTCGTCAAAGATTATGGGGTGTACCAATTATTGCCTTTTACGATGAAAATAATCAACCACAATTTACAACAGAATTAATTGAGCATGTAATTAATTTATTTGCCAAAGCAAAAACAACTGACATTTGATTTGAATGAAATGTTGATCAATTGTTGCCACCAGCTTATCAAAATCGCAATTGACGAAAAGAACAAGATATTATGGATGTTTGATTTGATAGTGGTGTTAGTAATTTAGCAGTAACAAAAGAATATCATTTACCCCATCCCGTTAATGTTTATTTGGAAGGAATTGATCAATTTCGAGGATGATTTAATTCATCATTAATTACTTCGGTTGTGGCGACAGGTCATGCTCCTTACCAAGTTGTTTTATCACATGGTTTTGCTAATGATGAAAAAGGCCGTAAAATGAGTAAATCATTGGGAAATGTTATCTCACCATTAGCAATTACTGACCAGTATGGTGCTGATATTTTACGAATGTGAGTAGCTTCGGTTGATTATCGTGATGATGTTAAAATTGGGTCAGAAATTTTAAAACAAATTGTGGAAGCTTATCGAAAAATTCGTAATACATTACGGTTTTTATTAGCAAATTTAAATGATTTTAATCCAGCAACTGATTTACAATCAAAATTAGGAGAGGTTGATTATTATGTGTTACATTTAGCACAGGAATTTCAACAAAAAGTAAATAAAAGTTATGAAGAATTTAATTTTAATAATGTTTATACTTTAATTAATAATTTTGTTACCATAATTTTATCAAAATTTTATTTAGATTTTACAAAAGATATTTTATATATTGAGGAAATGAAATCACCACGTCGTCGTGCTGTACAAACAACATTATATTATTTATATCGGATTTTAGTTGATGTTTTAAAACCAATTATTCCGCATACAGTTGAAGAAAGTCATCGCTTTATTACATATCCAGACCAACAAAGCTCGGTTCATTTAGAAGAAAATTTTGTTTTAATAATGGCTATTAATGATAAATTAATTGCAAAATGAGACCAAGTCCTGAAATTACGAGATGATGTTAATAAAGAATTAGAACGTTGTCGTGAACAAAAAGAAATTAAAAAATCATTAGAATGTCAAGTAACGATTGCTTTAAAACCAGCCTATGCAAGTTTAGCAGCAATTAAGGATTTATATCAAATTTTTATTGTTAGTGAAATTATTTTTACTACTGACCATCATAACTTAACAGAATATGAAACTAGTTTTTTAAAAGTTCAAGAAAAAGCTGGTTTAAAATGTCAACGTTGTTGAATGATTTATAATCATTTAAATGTCCAAAATAATGAAATTTGTGATCGCTGTTTTAATGTTTTATCGGTAAAAAATGTGCGATAA
- a CDS encoding Pr6Pr family membrane protein: MKHFFTDRKLLIYRIIGIILIFAFLVCDFILALKTKSGIYEQLPSYWDRLSHYYSYFTTQTNYLVFVYFIFYLFQKKFKNTKPDFIIRLMVTVYITMTMLVFWLGLAVQGDIVTNMSVYEWISTFILHTIIPIAMILSYIVTAGDTFYKFEIHHKTNYWLICLYPTLYLIYILIRGYIRHSDRQPDNTLFPYFFLNFYATNGFALLAVGSVLIFTLCTSFQYFYIWINNLFYFRKQIKKNNITKVDQIKIMINIKQYRQLDQKGKIAMILAIVVAIFNIIFSVLYYVYRDMWSKILNYPYKKELILAFSIIISIFSIITLVFSILGLKNLYWARIVVGFCSIALVCFNWIWILGPVFDIVIATLCLNNHKYSKVDLDSYLVTHQQPLKYKAKIIPNEIIAFDEDKK, from the coding sequence ATGAAGCATTTTTTTACAGATCGGAAATTATTAATTTATCGTATTATTGGTATTATATTAATTTTTGCTTTTTTAGTTTGTGATTTTATTTTAGCGTTAAAAACAAAAAGTGGCATTTATGAGCAGTTACCAAGTTATTGAGATCGTTTAAGCCATTATTATTCATATTTTACAACACAAACAAATTATCTAGTTTTTGTTTATTTTATTTTTTATTTATTTCAAAAAAAATTTAAAAATACAAAACCAGATTTTATTATTCGCTTAATGGTAACAGTTTATATTACAATGACAATGCTAGTATTTTGATTAGGATTAGCAGTCCAAGGTGATATAGTAACAAATATGAGTGTTTATGAATGAATTTCAACATTTATTTTGCATACCATTATTCCGATTGCAATGATTTTAAGTTATATTGTTACCGCTGGTGATACATTTTACAAATTTGAAATCCATCATAAAACTAATTATTGATTAATTTGTTTATATCCTACCCTATATTTAATTTATATTTTAATTCGTGGTTATATTCGACATAGTGACCGCCAACCAGACAATACTCTATTTCCTTATTTTTTCTTAAATTTTTATGCAACAAATGGTTTTGCCTTATTAGCTGTTGGCTCAGTGTTAATTTTTACCTTATGTACTTCATTTCAATATTTTTATATCTGAATTAATAACTTATTTTATTTTCGTAAGCAAATTAAAAAAAATAATATTACCAAAGTTGATCAAATTAAAATTATGATAAATATTAAACAATATCGCCAATTAGATCAAAAAGGTAAAATTGCTATGATTCTAGCGATTGTAGTTGCTATTTTTAATATTATTTTTTCCGTTTTATATTATGTTTATCGTGATATGTGGTCAAAAATCTTAAATTATCCTTATAAAAAAGAACTTATTTTAGCTTTTAGTATTATTATTAGCATTTTTAGTATTATTACCTTAGTTTTTTCCATCTTAGGATTAAAAAATCTTTATTGAGCTCGAATTGTGGTTGGCTTTTGTTCAATTGCTTTAGTATGTTTTAATTGAATTTGAATTCTTGGCCCTGTGTTTGATATTGTAATTGCAACATTATGTTTAAATAATCATAAATATTCGAAAGTAGATTTGGATTCTTATTTAGTAACACATCAGCAACCATTAAAATATAAAGCAAAAATAATTCCTAATGAAATAATTGCTTTTGATGAAGATAAAAAATAA
- a CDS encoding holo-ACP synthase yields the protein MIKNVGIDIIQNKRIKLSTAFIQKVLSPAEIKQYATFFDKNAQRQFLAGRWAAKEALVKALESKLILNQVTICLKDDNNLHAEGLSLEQNELVHVSISHEREYSVGFAIFSTF from the coding sequence ATGATTAAAAATGTTGGTATTGATATTATTCAAAATAAACGAATTAAATTATCGACAGCATTCATTCAAAAGGTATTAAGTCCAGCTGAAATAAAACAATATGCAACTTTTTTTGATAAAAATGCTCAACGACAATTTTTAGCAGGACGATGAGCGGCAAAAGAAGCTTTAGTTAAAGCATTAGAAAGTAAGTTAATTTTAAACCAAGTAACAATTTGTTTAAAAGATGATAATAACCTTCATGCTGAAGGGCTTTCATTAGAACAAAATGAACTTGTTCATGTTTCAATTAGTCATGAACGAGAGTATAGCGTTGGCTTTGCCATTTTTTCAACTTTTTAA
- the lspA gene encoding signal peptidase II gives MKEQIKQFWYDFKDHFKNRDYIWKYKLQVCLPIFILLLILDIITKQLAFHLLSHDQAAPEVKFLDGFINFKFMVNKGIAFGTNADNLPLVIIGAVFITLFAFNIFLYINNKTAAVGLMMITTGGFGNLIDRMWNHGGVVDFLAWILFPPYSVFNLADTWVTFGVIVLIFAIIIEIIQFYRERARSKREEHFEPND, from the coding sequence ATGAAAGAACAAATAAAACAATTTTGATATGATTTTAAAGACCATTTTAAAAATAGAGATTATATTTGAAAATATAAACTTCAAGTTTGTCTACCAATTTTTATTTTGTTATTAATATTAGATATTATTACGAAGCAATTAGCTTTTCATTTATTGTCCCATGACCAAGCAGCTCCCGAAGTTAAATTTTTGGATGGATTTATTAATTTTAAATTTATGGTTAATAAAGGAATTGCTTTTGGAACAAATGCCGATAATCTTCCACTTGTTATTATTGGTGCAGTTTTTATTACTTTGTTTGCATTTAATATTTTTTTATATATTAATAATAAAACTGCTGCTGTTGGTTTAATGATGATTACAACTGGTGGGTTTGGTAATTTAATTGACCGTATGTGAAACCATGGTGGGGTTGTTGATTTTCTAGCATGAATTTTATTTCCCCCTTATAGTGTGTTTAATTTAGCTGATACTTGAGTAACCTTTGGTGTTATTGTCTTAATTTTTGCTATTATTATTGAAATTATTCAGTTTTATCGTGAGCGAGCACGAAGCAAACGCGAAGAGCATTTTGAACCAAATGATTAA
- a CDS encoding RluA family pseudouridine synthase, translated as MIKINFTVYLSARIDKILTNYFKTNTTPFSRTKIQALIKQEKVQVNGQVVSANYVSQIGDHVRIEFPNPKASELIPMPIPLTILYEDSYLMVIDKPNNLVVHPAPGHQNDTLVNALLARRVQWSTASGEQRPGIVHRIDRQTTGTLIIAKNDVVHHQLQQQIQTKQLQRRYLALVHGQIIENRAKIDAPIGRAPNNRKKMTVTVKNSKKAVTNIIVIERFNDYTYIECELESGRTHQIRVHLKYINHPIVGDPLYSTAADKKESFGQYLHAYQLIFIHPVTKETLTITAALPQEFEQRLAILHAKG; from the coding sequence ATGATTAAGATAAACTTTACTGTTTATTTATCAGCTCGAATTGATAAAATTTTAACTAATTATTTTAAAACAAATACCACTCCTTTTTCGCGAACTAAAATCCAAGCATTAATTAAACAAGAGAAAGTTCAAGTTAATGGACAAGTTGTGTCGGCAAATTATGTTAGTCAAATTGGAGACCATGTTCGCATTGAATTTCCAAATCCTAAAGCAAGTGAATTAATACCAATGCCAATCCCATTAACAATTTTGTATGAAGATAGTTATTTAATGGTGATTGATAAACCAAATAATTTAGTTGTTCATCCAGCACCAGGACACCAGAATGATACTTTAGTTAATGCTTTATTAGCACGAAGAGTGCAATGATCAACTGCCAGTGGTGAGCAACGCCCGGGAATTGTCCATCGCATTGATCGCCAAACGACAGGAACTTTAATTATTGCTAAAAATGATGTTGTTCATCATCAACTACAACAACAAATTCAAACAAAGCAATTACAACGCCGCTATTTAGCGCTTGTTCATGGTCAAATTATTGAAAATCGCGCTAAAATTGATGCGCCAATTGGCCGTGCCCCTAATAATCGCAAGAAAATGACAGTTACAGTAAAAAATTCTAAAAAAGCAGTAACTAATATTATTGTAATTGAACGCTTTAATGATTATACTTATATAGAGTGTGAATTAGAAAGCGGGCGAACTCATCAAATTCGAGTCCATCTAAAATACATTAATCATCCTATTGTTGGTGATCCGTTATATAGCACAGCTGCTGATAAAAAAGAAAGTTTTGGACAATATCTGCATGCGTATCAATTAATATTTATTCATCCAGTTACTAAAGAAACTCTGACCATTACAGCAGCTTTACCACAAGAGTTTGAACAAAGATTAGCAATATTACACGCGAAAGGATAG